The Erigeron canadensis isolate Cc75 chromosome 1, C_canadensis_v1, whole genome shotgun sequence genome segment CCGACTATCTCTCCACCACTTCCATTGCCCCCAAATATTGTCACGATTGCATTTTCATCATTGCCAGACTCGAGCAAAACAGGAGGATCACCGGATATAAGACTAGTCTCGGGTTCCAAGAGATCAATTGAGTGAACAAAGTAGCGATAAAGAACATCAATGACACTCTGAGCTAAGTCAAGCACACCGGCATGAGTTCTAAAGTTCTGTTTTAGTTGGAAAACCTCAGATACCAgagctttttcttgttttccagTTATCCTGGCGGTTAAAAACTCTTTATAAAATAGAGATCGAATATCCTGAAATCTAAATTCAATCCCTCTGGCAATGGTTTGTGCAGTGTCGCCCGCAAAAATAAAGCCCTCATCGACATTTTggcatatatatttgaaaaggGAAATCTGCCTCATACTAAGATCTTGAACTTCATCAATATACACAAAATCAATAATATCTCCTTCATAGCGTCCATTTTTAAGTCGGTGATGGAGGTCACTCACTAAATCACCCAAATCAAATTCACCTCGCTCATTTTTCATCCTTTCATATGCTTGAAAGAGGTAGTAAATGGTTTCTCTTTTCTCTATTGTTAAATTGGACGAACGACTTTCAGCTAATAAACAGTAACACTCATAATTTAGCTTTCCGTCACTGGAATCCCCTGCATGCAAGCCTCCTTTTATGTGTGATATAATTTCCGTGAACACTCTGGAGGGATCAAGTTTCTTGGTAAGACTTGAGTTAAAATGAGGCCAGTAAAGTGTACAAAATCTGTCATATGTAACCTCTCTTAGTCTTAAAAAAGTTTGCAATGCAACGGATCTTGAACTTGTATGGTTACCATGAGAAGCTTCTCTTGCCTTTGGAAACCTTTCAAAGAAAGAATTCCCCAAAGTGCCATCCAACATCATAAGAAACTtatgaaatgttataaaaaggGGGTATTTTTTCACTGGAATGTCAATAAATGTGTCTGCGATATCACTGAATTCTGATATCAAGTCGGGATCATCAAGATTGACCTCTAATGATGTATTCCCATTACATGAAATGCTGTCAAACACAGCAAAAGCTTAAATTCAGAAAACAGAACGATGCaacaaaaagagagaaaaaacaaGTATGTGCGCACCTTGTGAGGTGGGAAACATGTTGCTTCACAACATGACACAAATTTGGGCTGACAGTCACAAAAAGTTGGCGGAGAACACTTGGTTTTCGGTCTTTAGATTCATCAACACCTTTTGAACCACTGATACTGTTCCTATCCCCTTCATAAATCCCTTCAGAAGCAAAATAAAAAGACTGTTCATTTTGGAACAGCTTCATAGTCAATATAGTGGTTTTTCCGGTTCCCGAACGCCCAATTATGAAAGAGCTTTTCGAAAATAGAATGATCTCCATTTGTTCATCACTGACTTGCATGGGTAGATCGAGTTGTTCTTTATCAGAAAGCAAATGTTTCACAACCCCATCTGACAAGGGGTAGAACTTTATAAGCAACAAGCTTTCATTCACCTTTGAGTTTTCAACATGAATTTCACTATCACCAGAGCTCAGTTCAGTATTccttacaaaacaaaatcttgTAATTTCTTCGGATGCCATCCAACTCTTAGGAACATCCAAATTCCTGAACAACATAAATACAGttcaaaaaaacattaaatttgcATGTATGGTCTGAAGTAGTTTAGACGTGGGAAAATAAATGGCCAAAGCAGGTTCGGGTTGAGATAGGCCAGTTTTTAGTTGGGCTAAAACATTCACGGACAGGTTTGGTGACCCATAAACCAGTTTTTGTCTAACTTAGAATTGATAACAAAAACAAGGTACTCATATTACTATTCTAATACATGAATTGTTGAATAGAAAACTTCAGAAAGTTGTTTCCATCATAAAGATTTGGGGCGACCTACAGACTATTCAACCGATTCGACTAGTTTCCCTTTGAACTAGTTTCTTTTGCATGACCAGTTAGAGATATAACCATATTGACCTATCCAAAAATGAGCTTACCTCTCCACACATTTTTCAGTACAACGATTAATATAATCATCCGTGTATGCAGAAAATATATTCTCAAGACGCTTTGTGAGTTTTGGAATCTCTTCAAAAGGTAATAAATCCCAAACCTTCAAAACTTGTACATAATCGAATTCCTTGATGATGTCAATTGTGCATATAGCATATAACCCTGCAACCTTAAACTGTTTCAGAATATGCGAGGATTTTTCACAGTGCAAGTCTACACTTCTTTTTTTAGGCCGCCAGCCACCAGAGAGTCTCaacaaaagatttaaaacaagCTTCTTTAATCTAGTAGTAGTCAGTTTTCCAAATGATCTTCTGAAGTCATCGCTAAACAGGACCTAATGGCACGACGATGCAACAAATATGAAAAGTAATAGTAGAATATTTTGTATTCACATGTTTTGGTGAACTGTTATATTAAGAATTACCTTCCATTTTGCATGTTTAAAAAGGATACTATTTTCGTTAACCAGATCATCAAGTTGCTCTAGCTCTTTCTTTGTATTTATAACAGTCATATTCAAGCATTCATCAGAATCAGCATCAAACAAACAATGGCGATTTCTTGCATCTTGAACTAGTTCTTCCCATACAGATTCACTATTAGTCAGAGTTCTTTCGTTTCCCAAAATCCATAGACAATGTCTAGCAAAAATCAAGACAAAACATACACACTGTCAGACatactttttaaaaagaaaGCTCGTTGTAGACAGTGAAGATTTCTTGCATCTTATAAATTCCATACCGTGCTCTGGTGAGGGCAGCATTAGTCCTTTGTGGGCTAGACATGAATCCAACAGATCCACGGCTATTAGATCTGACTGTCGATAAAATAACTACATCTTCTTCTCTACCCTGAAACTCATCAATCGATTTCACATTTACTGAAAAACCATCAAGTTTCTCATACTTGTGTGCAAGTTTTTCTTGAATTGTAACAACTTGGGCAGCATAAGGAGATATAACACCTACAGTAAGCTTCTTCTTCGAGTCTTTCCATGCTATAAATGTCAAAGTAGAGAGGTTATATGTATATTGAGATacataaaacagaaaaaaaGATATCTAAAATTATAAATGATACGGAGATGTAACTTATGCTTCTAGTGTTACAACAATAATTCTCTGCTTTTGTATGTTCTggtataaaaatatgaccaataTGCGCACCTTTATAGAGAATTTTtacaatcttaattacaataGCCACCTCAACCATATTTCTTTTGCTCTGTccatcatcatctttttcttctcttcctccaacaatatttataaatgaatacGAACCAAACATTGGTCCTGAAAGATATCGCTTTTCATCACTTTCACATAATACATTTTCTGCATCAAggatctgattttgataaaacCTCCAATTAGGGAAAAAACTGATGGAAGGATGCATTCGGTACTGAACATTTAGTAGATGCCGAGAATGGCATACATAACTCAGTCTGTCAAATAAGCTCCGTCCAAAGCCAGATTCAATACATACCTGTCCACAAACATTCAAAACGATTAAATGAAGAAGGCAAATTATAACAATAGGAGGCAGAAAAATCACTAAAGACATACATTGCTTGTCACCATTGCAGGTAATTGGCACTCATCTCCAATGAGAATAGCATGCTTCATCCCAGGAAGCTGAAGAGGAATAGTGGACTCGGCCTCTTTTAACTGTGCAGCTTCATCTATGACCAAAATGTTCAAAGGCTTCATTGGAACCACATGCAACTTGTAGGAACTCGATGTTGTGCAAAATATAAGAGAAGCTCTTTTGAAACAGAACTCTACTATTACATGTCTGTTTACAACATCTGGAAGACCTAGTGTTTCAAGAGATATTTGCAGTCCTCTTATAATTGATATCGACATGGCTCTAACAGAATTAATCAACGACATATTCTCCAACTCATCAGGCAACGGTTTAGATGAGAAAAGGTGCTCAAGTTCTTTTGAAACCAATTTCTCCCCGAACAACAACGATTCAAATGAACTTAAGTTATCCAAAAGATGTATCAGACTATGAAAATTGTATTCCTTCATGAAGCTTCTTGGGACATGAGTCAAGAATGTAAAAATGCATCTTCTAAGTGGCATTACAGAAGAAACAAATTGATCTTGCACAAACTCAAGGAATGATTTGACTTGCAATTTGCTGGttttactttcatttttatttttatttgcaaGTTGGTTTTCATTGAACAACTCATTTTCTAGAGAGACGTAATACTGAGATACACAGTTTTCAAGTAAATCATTCATAGACCTCATCCAATGCTTCCAACCAGTCAAAGACCCGAGGCACTCTGTAAGCCTTTCAATCCGATGCTCCAAATATATGTCTTCCATCTCTGCACCAACTTTTAACCGTTCTTTGTTGCCAAACAAAAGGATATCTCCAAAAGCACAAAAGGAATCACCATTAGCTGTTGTAGTTTTAGATGATTCCTTAACCAAACTTAGCATGCGTGAAGCTAGTTGTAACAGAGCAACGTTTGTTGGTGCACAAGTAAGAGTCCTACGGTTCATTTGCAAGAGAAAATATAGCAAAACACTAACTGTTGTAGTTTTTCCTGTACCTGGTGGTCCCCATATTTGTTCCACATATGAATTGTGACAACATTCCGTTTTAACAAGGGACGCCATAACTGCTGCTCTTTGTGACTCGTTCAGCTTATCCAACAGATTTCTATCTTGAGGATATACACTATCGAAGTCAAAAGAACAGGTATTGCAATTCTCCTTAACCTGTAgacaacatataaataaataaataaataaataaatatataatgatattatcACTTTATGAAACAAAAACTTGCATTTAACAACTTACCATAGAATGAGGATCAAGAACCGCTTTAATGATGTTCTGATTTCCATTTATATGCAATGAATCCCAAATCCTTGTAtggattttaatattttttaagaaaacaacAAACAACCCATCTTGGAATTTAAGAGGTTGTGAAGCTTTAACTGTAAATCGTGATGCTGTAGCTTCAAAATCGTCTTCATGATCATTCTCTGTAATTTTGCTTACTAACAAAAAAGCCCATGTACTTCCCATGTGTTGCAAATCAGAAACTGACTCTGCTTTCCCATGCATGAAAATGAGAAGATCACCAGGTAATGTCTGGTAAGGCGGTTTGCCACgttcaaaagttttatttttccaTGGACCAACTTCAACATCATACACAGCTTTTCCATCGCGTGGGGCCTCGTGAATAGAGAGAATGTGAGCAGATGGATATCTATGTATGATCTCCAAAGAGCAAGCTAGTTCAGCACGTGTCTCCTCAAGCAAAGGATAAACAAAAGAAGTGAAATACTGTTGTTCCGAATCAAAAGTAAGGGGTATCTTGTCCACCTGCGAATCATCAAAAAGATTCATGTAATGGAGATAGATAAAACATCCCAGTTCAAATACCAGATACAAACACCAGATACTGCCAATCAAAAGTAGTGATTAAGCTTATTCAATTTGATGATACAAACACCAGATACTGATTACTAGCTAAAATAAAACATCCCAGTTCAAATATAAAGCAACAAGATTGACTTTGAGGTCATATAGTTTATACTTTGACCCCAAAAATATTTACTGCACAACAATAAGCTAACCCGTCCCTTTAAAACGTTAGTATTTTGTGTTACATGTTTAGTGCTTATAGCTCCACCTCTGCCTCTATATCTCAACAAACCCATAAAGATAACAATGCAGTCCTCCTACTACATTGAGCTTAGCAACAACTAAACTTACCCATACTCGGTCCACTACGTAAATCAAAACAGAATTAAAAAACTCCGTCGAGCACTTAAAccgtgtttttaattaaatgtcCCAAACAACATATATACAGTGCACAAAAGAGATTTAAGTAACCCTCATAAATTCAAACAAAAActacataatcaaattttgtACCATTTAAGTACTAACTAATAAGCAGGACTCCGAAAAATCCAGGTCTGGTCATGTGTTCCTcgtcttttttcatttttttgccCCAGATAAATAACCCAACAAACCAACCTTatgacacacacaaaaaaaaaaaaaaaggaacccaCAAACTATAAACACGTACggaaaacattatttttttttatatagaaaaacaaaatagaagAAGAGATGATAAACACACACCTGGTTTTTGTAAAGGTCTTGATTAAGAATGTCATTAAGAGACCATGAAAATATTATATCTGCAAactcttcttttttcttcttaaccTTTCCTCCTTCTTCAGCttccatcatcatcaatatatattattatttttattattatatcatcaaaatatgtatgtatgtaagaAAAATAATGGGGTTTAGTTTTATGAGATGGAAACTAATAAATTAAAGGGGTTTTTGTTGGTAGAGGGTAGTAGGGgtgaaaaaggaaaataaaaaaaaaaagttgatggATGAGTAGCAGAGAGTGACTGTAGCAGTAGAGGTGTATACATGTACGGACTACTActactttcatttttattaagaAATTTTAATTTCGTTAATCTTTCGGTAACATATGATATAGGGTTTTTGGTTatgttaaaatacaaaattttatttattaattttcaagaatttaatttgttgtatgTTAATTAAGTTGGtaaataattagttatagaaattCATCAGAATACATTTGTTGTACCGTATGTTTTGACGTAACAAAACATTTGTCGTATGTTGAATTTTAATCAATATGAATCAATTAATCACAATACAATCCTTTCTAGAAGATTTCGATTTTGGTTGTGGCGCATTGATCAAAGTGAGTTATATGCCCGCATAATGTTGTAGCAATGGTGGTACCGACACTGGGTGGCAGCGGCAGAGACGAGTGGTGGCGGTAACGGGTAGTTGAGGTGGAAATGATACTggatgtaaaattaattgatgttaaCGGAGATAGTGTAGTaggttgtaaattatttcattaagggtattatcggtattaactgaagatattttaaattaatgaataaaaaagaatgaTGTTTTAGATAGTTAAATTCTTTATTTGAGATTTTTTAAGGATATGTTCTCTTTTagaaggtattatagatatgtaATCATAATACGTTTAAATTTTCTACATTACTAAGGTCATTAATAACTCATATACAAAGCtatacattttatatcaaaagtttacCTCTTAcactttataataaaattacaaatattttattcaaaataattacaatccatacaaaataaaagaattgTAACACACTATAGTCTCCTCCTCCAAGTTAGTTTTCTACTTTTTCtcattaaaacttatattttttttattcacttaattatatatatatatatatagagtttccttattttgagaaccattttttttgtaagaaccatgagaactcttggATAATATacttgttcacatgttttttttgctcattcacatgtgaaatgatataaaaaggtatgttgtagaagaaacttttttatgaaaccttcaaagtagctTTTTATGAacttatgaatgaatttgttaacattttctgttcacatgtgacaaacgactatatgtaaggttttgaaaaaaaatttcttctgcaacatatttttttataacgtttcacatgtgaatgaacaaaaaaaacatgtgatccaataaaAATATTAGGAGTTCttacggttcttacaaaaaaatgggttctcaaaataaggttcccctatatatatatatatatatataaacattgaaaaccaaaaaaatgatGCCAATTTCCCAACTTCTCCTAGTAAAACTACCCCAATAATGTAGACGTCGGGTTCTTTCATTCTACGTAGTTCAAATTATCTCCATTATGACCCCTCAAAAAGCATACAATTTATCcaatttcacatttttatttgttaatcaTAAATTCTTTAAATTCCGAAATAAACACATTGCtcaatttttacattaattatatcaCATTAATAAACAAACCGTCACTGTCACCATTAACATTTGACATGTGTCCTAAATGAAGTTTATGAATAAATCATCCACTTGCGAATGCACTTCTAATATATATGGATTCGAATAAATCAAAACGTACACAACTAGAAGTTTGATAAAgtactttttgaacagagaGTTGTTCGAATTAGTCTTGATCCTTGCGTTAAAGCATCGGTCAATAAATATACACATCAACAAGTTTGTTGTATAAAACACATCtcagatatataaaaaaaatatttgaaaagttttgaagacctattaatatccttaaaaaaGAACATGAGCTTGGATTTTGTTGCACTTTAATACCCAACTAAAGTTGCACAGCTAGCAGGAACCATGTTAATTCATTCAAACATAACCTAATTTGGAAAATGTTTCTTCAATAACCATGTTGGTTCTTCGTTGTTTTTCAGTCGACAACTaaaaatttttcttttgttaatcaCAAGCACTATCTAAAGgtgttaaaacaaaaaattctcaaaaccgtaaaaataaaaaaagaaaatgcgAGAATTATCTCAGTGTACTACTATACATAATTTACTATTCCATTTGTCTTTTAGTGAGACCAATTTTTTGACTCAAAAAGTTAGCCAAATTTTATTATGTAATCTCAAGTCTTGGGTAATACTAAAAGTCATCATTATTTCTATACACTAACCATCTTTTAAGGTGGCTTAATCCTAAAACATCCTAAAACTCATGGAAGACCCGACAATCGGACTAACATCTCCAAAAGCCAAGAGGAAAATAATAACAAACGATCACGAAATATACCCCTTTATTTCGTTTTACTATCATTAACAAGTTGGGCCGGCTTTGCCTACCACTTTTATTCCGTAGcccaaacaaaattttatatcaaagttattattctaaatttttaataagaaacattaaaaaaaaccctaataaaaaCATGACCGTTGTGGATCAAAAATTTGTGCCTCATAGCGAGTGCTATACCAATTCAACAACAACAAGGTACTTAATCCCGACATAAGCCGGGCTATaggggaggtatgatgtagacagaccttacccctactcaaaggtagagaggctgtttCTAGATCCACTAAAGTGGAAGGGACCTCGGGCCCAAAAGTGTAAAATAGAGTTAGATACACCGGGGTGGAAGCCTTAACCGGATAGGAATAAActcgatctcaaactctcaatctcaatcccACTCTTCGGATCACAAATTTAGATCTCAGATCTAAAAATTTGTTACCGTTAGGGAGAGGTTAGAGAGAGAGGAGAGAACCCAAAAAGATCTCTCTGTTGATAAATAGCAACAGATGGATATAGTGCTATACCAATTC includes the following:
- the LOC122591713 gene encoding uncharacterized protein LOC122591713, yielding MEAEEGGKVKKKKEEFADIIFSWSLNDILNQDLYKNQVDKIPLTFDSEQQYFTSFVYPLLEETRAELACSLEIIHRYPSAHILSIHEAPRDGKAVYDVEVGPWKNKTFERGKPPYQTLPGDLLIFMHGKAESVSDLQHMGSTWAFLLVSKITENDHEDDFEATASRFTVKASQPLKFQDGLFVVFLKNIKIHTRIWDSLHINGNQNIIKAVLDPHSMVKENCNTCSFDFDSVYPQDRNLLDKLNESQRAAVMASLVKTECCHNSYVEQIWGPPGTGKTTTVSVLLYFLLQMNRRTLTCAPTNVALLQLASRMLSLVKESSKTTTANGDSFCAFGDILLFGNKERLKVGAEMEDIYLEHRIERLTECLGSLTGWKHWMRSMNDLLENCVSQYYVSLENELFNENQLANKNKNESKTSKLQVKSFLEFVQDQFVSSVMPLRRCIFTFLTHVPRSFMKEYNFHSLIHLLDNLSSFESLLFGEKLVSKELEHLFSSKPLPDELENMSLINSVRAMSISIIRGLQISLETLGLPDVVNRHVIVEFCFKRASLIFCTTSSSYKLHVVPMKPLNILVIDEAAQLKEAESTIPLQLPGMKHAILIGDECQLPAMVTSNVCIESGFGRSLFDRLSYVCHSRHLLNVQYRMHPSISFFPNWRFYQNQILDAENVLCESDEKRYLSGPMFAWKDSKKKLTVGVISPYAAQVVTIQEKLAHKYEKLDGFSVNVKSIDEFQGREEDVVILSTVRSNSRGSVGFMSSPQRTNAALTRARHCLWILGNERTLTNSESVWEELVQDARNRHCLFDADSDECLNMTVINTKKELEQLDDLVNENSILFKHAKWKVLFSDDFRRSFGKLTTTRLKKLVLNLLLRLSGGWRPKKRSVDLHCEKSSHILKQFKVAGLYAICTIDIIKEFDYVQVLKVWDLLPFEEIPKLTKRLENIFSAYTDDYINRCTEKCVERNLDVPKSWMASEEITRFCFVRNTELSSGDSEIHVENSKVNESLLLIKFYPLSDGVVKHLLSDKEQLDLPMQVSDEQMEIILFSKSSFIIGRSGTGKTTILTMKLFQNEQSFYFASEGIYEGDRNSISGSKGVDESKDRKPSVLRQLFVTVSPNLCHVVKQHVSHLTSISCNGNTSLEVNLDDPDLISEFSDIADTFIDIPVKKYPLFITFHKFLMMLDGTLGNSFFERFPKAREASHGNHTSSRSVALQTFLRLREVTYDRFCTLYWPHFNSSLTKKLDPSRVFTEIISHIKGGLHAGDSSDGKLNYECYCLLAESRSSNLTIEKRETIYYLFQAYERMKNERGEFDLGDLVSDLHHRLKNGRYEGDIIDFVYIDEVQDLSMRQISLFKYICQNVDEGFIFAGDTAQTIARGIEFRFQDIRSLFYKEFLTARITGKQEKALSYIR